One Myripristis murdjan chromosome 18, fMyrMur1.1, whole genome shotgun sequence DNA window includes the following coding sequences:
- the LOC115376407 gene encoding mothers against decapentaplegic homolog 1-like: MNVSSLFSFTSPAVKRLLGWKQGDEEEKWAEKAVDALVKKLKKKKGAMEELEKALSCPGQPSECVTIPRSLDGRLQVSHRKGLPHVIYCKVWRWPDLQSHHELKALDCCQFPFGSKQKDVCINPYHYKRVDSPMLPPVLVPRNSDVTSRPCVLSRFHGDSNEPLMPHNATYPESFTPVVPDNGLTGFTPCSPDDGYPGSPGGGAFPASPLSSDADSPFHVPADTPPPAYMPPDDSLSHDCSQPMDTGLLAAMEMNNRPDVQPVAYEEPKHWCSIVYYELNNRVGEAFLASDCSVLVDGFTDPFNNRNRFCLGLLSNVNRNSTIENTRRHIGKGVHLYYVGGEVFAECLSGSSLFVQSRNCNQQHGFHPSTVCKIPSGCSLNIFNNQAFARLLAQSVNHGFEAVYELTKMCTIRMSFVKGWGAEYHRQDVTSTPCWIEVHLHGPLQWLDKVLTQMGSPHNPISSVS; this comes from the exons ATGAACGTGTCGTCGCTCTTCTCCTTCACCAGCCCGGCGGTGAAGCGGCTGCTGGGCTGGAAGCAGGGCGACGAGGAGGAGAAGTGGGCGGAGAAAGCCGTGGACGCGCTGGTgaagaagctgaagaagaagaagggcgccatggaggagctggagaaggcgCTCAGTTGCCCCGGGCAACCCA gcgagTGTGTGACCATCCCTCGGTCGTTGGACGGTCGTCTCCAGGTTTCCCATCGGAAAGGCCTTCCTCATGTCATCTACTGTAAAGTGTGGCGATGGCCCGACCTGCAG TCGCACCATGAGCTCAAAGCGCTGGACTGCTGTCAGTTTCCCTTCGGATCCAAACAGAAAGACGTTTGCATCAACCCGTACCACTACAAACGAGTGGACAGCCCCA tgctgcCTCCTGTCTTGGTTCCCAGGAACAGCGACGTCACCTCCCGGCCCTGTGTTCTCTCCCGTTTCCACGGTGACAGCAACGAGCCGCTGATGCCACACAATGCCACCTACCCAGAGTCCTTCACTCCCGTCGTCCCTGACAACGGGCTGACGGGGTTCACGCCCTGCTCCCCTGACGACGGCTACCCGGGTTCACCGGGGGGCGGAGCCTTCCCAGCCTCGCCGCTCAGCTCTGACGCAGACAGCCCCTTCCACGTGCCGG CTGACACGCCGCCTCCAGCCTACATGCCGCCGGACGATTCGCTGAGCCACGACTGCTCGCAGCCAATGGACACCGGCCTGCTCGCCGCCATGGAGATGAACAACAGGCcag acgtgCAGCCCGTGGCCTACGAGGAGCCCAAACACTGGTGCTCCATCGTTTACTACGAGCTCAACAACCGGGTGGGCGAGGCCTTCCTGGCGTCGGACTGCAGCGTGCTGGTGGACGGCTTCACCGACCCGTTCAACAACAGGAACCGCTTCTGCCTGGGCCTCCTGTCCAACGTCAACAGGAACTCCACCATCGAGAACACACGCCGCCACATCGGcaaag GCGTCCACCTGTACTACGTGGGCGGCGAGGTGTTCGCCGAGTGCCTGTCGGGCAGCAGCCTCTTCGTCCAGAGCCGAAACTGCAACCAGCAGCACGGCTTCCACCCGAGCACCGTGTGCAAGATCCCCAGCGGCTGCAGCCTCAACATCTTCAACAACCAGGCGTTCGCCCGGCTGCTCGCCCAGTCCGTCAACCACGGCTTCGAGGCCGTCTACGAGCTCACCAAGATGTGCACCATCCGCATGAGCTTCGTCAAg ggctGGGGGGCGGAGTACCACCGGCAGGACGTGaccagcaccccctgctggatCGAGGTGCACCTGCACGGCCCGCTGCAGTGGCTGGACAAGGTGCTGACGCAGATGGGCTCGCCGCACAACCCCATCTCCTCCGtgtcctaa